From Arctopsyche grandis isolate Sample6627 chromosome 12, ASM5162203v2, whole genome shotgun sequence, one genomic window encodes:
- the LOC143920206 gene encoding uncharacterized protein LOC143920206, which yields MSVIIRLQNLPWSANAMDIRTFFRGLSIPEGGVHIVGGEQGDAFIAFSTDEDARQGMMNDGGKIKEVQVKLLLSSRSEMHKVIESARQSVSFLQLGQAVLAPMVQQPSMPASISGLLAQNMKSLPMNIPTFPLTQIEPMTVPVETISIIDSDKDSKRNRDSKGFERKSVRSRSKSRDRDKKDRSRDKRDRSRSRDRSRDRDRRRRDRSRSRERRERKRDRKDRSRDRDRNKEISDPRLQRKEIEKKSEPFNDEVNNKPYIPMQQIFNNKAKEGLLGDFPLNNIRVDHSMKSLPPTLPSVGVRGMLPFNSRFNQPVPWAVDAPVMGQVPIVNPINIRMNNVDNNMYPNRFNDNANMDQMQRLQELGERRNPNAFQPDVLPYVPRNAGPRTNYNDGNFNANGSRIPINNYMDNGSSSNDSRNRFNHNISSKGCCIKVQNLLTSTGYGDIRRFFAGNFISNQGLKIINNENGKRSGTAFVKFCKNDGKINSLRKNGELLKGRPVVITPLDDDEFDNAIDSYRPNKESEDSGDEGDSQKSLVIVENNESNEINDVFKILVLEDLPAFAKEHDIMKMFSDYSLLSIIIVVTKDVRKQYMAYVQFVNADDAKAALNNKAKHLIGHKTIKVSPCSEVAFEAVKANQNSLDDDFTERENTQPENEEEYIHENNLPPVSRDPRQRRFDNREDETEGSFNKQPKPYQAVPNHGGNPRFQWRGNSNVNVNLDHIPERDNPVIRRPPIIQNDFNNQPYVETVRSDCAFLKGLPLRTKDRDILDFFSDVGVIPVKTHLMLTIQGQPSGDCFCEFMEPEEAKTALNKNGAMLGGNVVSVELVAKQIVNEALGLIPQDKGFGMRGGFRGRGFPPSRGPPRRMRGGPAPYNTGSRGGGNRYMGPSEPAYNNSTDDSGLDGFGVPGCVLSLENVPFRAGIDEILNFFRDYDITQNEVIRRFSDKGNPTGDVRVNLRSPMEAQRALQQLNKLHIRDRTIHITLM from the exons ATGAGTGTAATAATAAGGCTGCAAAACTTGCCATGGTCGGCTAACGCCATGGACATCAGAACATTCTTCAGAGGATTGTCTATTCCAGAAGGAGGTGTTCACATTGTGGGTGGAGAGCAGGGAGATGCATTTATAGCATTCag taCTGATGAAGACGCTCGTCAGGGAATGATGAATGATGGTGGAAAAATAAAAGAAGTACAAGTAAAATTACTGCTTAGTTCTCGTTCTGAAATGCACAAAGTAATTGAGTCTGCTCGACAAAGCGTATCGTTTTTGCAATTAGGCCAAGCTGTGCTAGCGCCAATGGTTCAACAGCCATCTATGCCCGCTTCAATCAGTGGTTTACTTGCACAGAATATGAAATCTCTTCCTATGAATATACCAACGTTCCCTCTCACTCAAATTGAACCTATGACTGTACCAGTTGAAACCATATCAATTATTGATTCAGACAAAGATTCAAAAAGAAACCGCGACTCTAAGGGATTCGAAAGAAAATCAGTGCGATCTCGTTCCAAATCGCGGGACAGAGACAAAAAAGATAGAAGTAGAGACAAACGGGATAGATCACGGTCTCGAGACCGATCTAGGGATCGTGATAGGCGAAGACGAGATCGCAGTCGCAGTCGTGAGAGACGTGAAAGAAAACGAGATAGAAAAGATAGGAGTAGGGATAGAGATCGCAATAAGGAAATTTCAGATCCGCGTTTGCAgagaaaagaaattgaaaagaAGAGCGAACCTTTCAATGACGAGGTCAACAATAAACCATACATACCTATGCAgcaaatttttaataacaaaGCAAAGGAAGGTCTTTTGGGAGATTTTCCCCTTAATAATATTCGTGTGGATCACTCTATGAAATCATTACCTCCTACATTGCCAAGTGTAGGAGTAAGAGGAATGCTACCTTTTAATTCTAGATTTAATCAACCTGTTCCTTGGGCAGTGGACGCTCCTGTGATGGGTCAAGTACCTATAGTTAATCCCATAAATATAAGGATGAATAATGTTGATAacaatatgtatcctaataggTTTAATGACAATGCCAATATGGATCAAATGCAACGTTTGCAAGAATTAGGTGAGAGAAGAAATCCAAATGCATTTCAGCCAGATGTATTACCTTATGTGCCTAGAAATGCTGGACCTAGAACTAACTacaacgatggaaattttaaTGCGAATGGCTCCAGAATTCCCATAAATAATTATATGGACAATGGTTCTTCTAGTAACGACTCTAGAAATAGGTTTAACCACAATATCTCAAGTAAAGGCTGTTGTATCAAAGTCCAAAATTTACTGACATCCACTGGATATGGCGATATTCGCCGTTTTTTTGctggaaattttatatctaaccagggattgaaaataattaacaatGAAAATGGTAAACGTTCCGGTACCGCGTTTGTTAAGTTTTGTAAGAATGATGGGAAGATTAATTCACTGCGTAAAAATGGCGAGTTATTAAAAGGTAGACCAGTAGTTATTACTCCTTTAGATGACGatgaattcgataatgcaataGATTCATATCGTCCTAATAAAGAATCTGAAGATTCCGGCGATGAAGGCGATTCACAAAAGAGTTTAGTTATTGTGGAAAACAATGAAAGCAACGAAATAAATgatgttttcaaaatattagtaTTGGAAGATCTACCAGCGTTTGCAAAAGAACATGATATaatgaaaatgttttcagaTTATTCACTATTATCGATAATTATTGTAGTCACCAAAGATGTTCGAAAGCAATACATGGCATACGTTCAATTTGTTAATGCTGATGATGCCAAGGCAGCTTTAAATAATAAAGCTAAACATCTTATAGGTCATAAGACGATAAAGGTGTCTCCTTGTTCAGAAGTAGCTTTCGAAGCAGTGAAAGCCAATCAAAATAGTTTGGATGATGATTTTACTGAAAGAGAAAATACCCAACCAGAAAATGAAGAGGAGTATATCCATGAAAATAATCTGCCTCCTGTATCTCGCGATCCTAGACAGCGGCGATTCGACAATAGAGAAGACGAGACCGAAGGGTCATTTAATAAACAACCGAAACCTTACCAAGCAGTACCTAATCATGGAGGCAACCCCCGTTTTCAGTGGCGAGGTAATTCAAACGTAAATGTAAATCTCGATCATATTCCCGAACGAGACAATCCGGTGATAAGGCGACCGCCCATCAtccaaaatgattttaataatcaGCCCTACGTAGAAACAGTGAGATCAGATTGTGCTTTCTTGAAAGGTTTACCTTTAAGGACAAAGGATAGGGATATATTGGATTTCTTTTCCGATGTTGGTGTGATACCTGTAAAAACTCACTTAATGTTGACTATTCAAGGTCAACCTTCAGGAGATTGTTTCTGCGAATTCATGGAACCAGAAGAGGCTAAAACTGCTCTCAATAAAAATGGAGCTATGTTAGGCGGCAATGTAGTCAGTGTGGAATTAGTTGCAAAACAAATAGTCAATGAGGCATTAGGTTTAATACCGCAAGATAAAGGCTTTGGTATGAGAGGTGGTTTTAGAGGAAGAGGTTTTCCTCCTTCCAGAGGACCTCCCCGACGAATGAGGGGAGGACCTGCTCCTTATAATACAGGATCAAGGGGAGGAGGTAATCGATATATGGGACCATCTGAACCCGCGTACAATAATTCAACTGACGATTCTGGTTTGGATGGCTTTGGTGTACCTGGTTGTGTATTGTCTTTAGAAAATGTCCCTTTCCGTGCAGGCATTGATGAAATATTAAACTTCTTCAGAGATTACGATATAACACAAAACGAGGTCATACGACGCTTCAGCGATAAAGGCAATCCTACTGGAGATGTTAGAGTAAATCTTCGTTCACCCATGGAAGCGCAACGTGCTTTGCAACAGTTAAATAAACTTCATATTAGGGATAGAACTATTCACATTACattaatgtaa
- the LOC143919734 gene encoding phospholipase A2 hemilipin-like isoform X2 yields the protein MKNFTHIEHEEKAHKTMSSINSTHLGKIKIIFYRKMLYIGMFLLIIPQALCNVIVADHTMSRMIELTTKSPYCILHSDRGVIQKMVLGSDPNKLRMLSNGAVTALEKSCRDKSLIATHHDGFIFPGTKWCGPGNRSASYKELGFHFAEDKCCREHDHCPAALAPGECRRSVCNKGRFTRSHCDCDARFRRCLQALNTEIANTLGAIFFNIIQVTCFKERRPCSQWQRNGYSEEESKVLCSQWKFRPSEKYVPLMPMPTLYS from the exons ATGAAGAACTTTACACACATCGAGCATGAAGAAAAAGCACATAAAACTATGAGTAGTATAAATTCGACGCATTtaggaaaaattaaaattattttctacaGGAAAATGCTTTATATTGGAATGTTTCTATTGATTATACCACAAGCACTATGCAACGTAATAGTGGCTGATCATACAATGTCAAGAATGATTGAATTAACAACAAAAAGTCCATATTGCATTCTTCACAGTGACAG AGGTGTTATTCAGAAAATGGTTTTGGGTTCCGATCCTAATAAATTAAGAATGCTGTCGAACGGAGCTGTAACAGCCCTCGAGAAATCGTGCAGAGACAAATCTCTTATTGCCACTCATCACGATGGATTTATTTTTCCAGGAACTAAATGGTGTGGTCCCG GAAACAGATCAGCTTCTTATAAAGAATTAGGATTTCACTTTGCTGAAGACAAATGTTGCAGAGAGCATGATCATTGCCCTGCTGCTCTTGCGCCAGGAGAATGTCGGAGAAGTGTATGTAATAAAGGACGCTTCACACGTTCTCATTGTGATTGTGATGCTCGATTTCGTAGATGCCTTCAAGCACTAAATACAG aAATTGCTAACACTTTGGgtgctatattttttaacattattcAAGTCACATGTTTCAAGGAAAGACGACCATGTTCACAGTGGCAAAG GAATGGCTACAGTGAAGAGGAATCTAAGGTGCTTTGTTCTCAGTGGAAATTTAGACCGTCGGAAAAATACGTACCATTGATGCCGATGCCAACACTTTACTCTTAA
- the LOC143919733 gene encoding apolipoprotein D-like, which translates to MKTTSLSLLVFISFIGSSFGHTYHLGGCPVVDPMHGFEMNKMLGVWYAVQKTSTASSCITYNFTRGEEPGEYELQQVSQHFVLGLTPLKHDYKYKGRLSMNDASMPARMTVKFPLSVAGSATYTIFGTDYENYAGIFTCQKLTFAHRQSATILSRRRDLDKIYLDKARSRLSAFGVDPYDLSIISQKNCPKHPNGTTNGVDININPDTFSAHNVAGVIRKTGEKIGDGFEYVASAGKNAYNHLSNKDSPDKDRITEYDPTNLAVHARASHPDDEVEWLP; encoded by the exons ATGAAGACCACCAGTTTAAGTCTTCTAGTATTTATTAGCTTTATAGGATCATCTTTTGGACATACATACCACTTGGGAGGATGTCCTGTAGTCGATCCCATGCATGGGTTTGAAATGAACAAG atgTTGGGTGTGTGGTATGCCGTTCAAAAAACATCAACGGCATCGAGTTGTATCACATATAACTTTACTAGAGGCGAAGAGCCTGGGGAATATGAATTGCAACAAGTATCTCAGCACTTCGTTCTTGGTCTTACACCTCTAAAACATGACTACAAATATAAAGGACGCCTCAGCATGAACGATGCGAGCATGCCAGCAAGAATGACCGTCAAATTTCCTTTAA GTGTTGCTGGTTCTGCAACATATACAATATTCGGGACGGACTATGAAAACTATGCTGGAATATTCACATGTCAGAAGCTAACTTTTGCCCATAGGCAATCGGCTACAATTTTATCTCGAAGACGCGatttagataaaatatatttggataAA gctCGCTCTCGTTTATCTGCATTTGGAGTTGACCCCTATGACCTTTCAATAATTTCTCAGAAAAATTGTCCCAAACATCCTAACGGTACTACAAACGGAGTAGATATAAATATCAACCCAGATACTTTCTCTGCTCATAATGTAGCTGGAGTTATTCGCAAAACTGGTGAAAAAAttg GTGATGGTTTCGAATACGTAGCTTCAGCAGGAAAGAATGCTTACAACCACTTGTCTAATAAAGATTCGCCCGATAAAGATCGTATCACTGAATATGATCCTACTAATTTAGCTGTCCATGCTAGAGCATCACATCCGGATGATGAAGTCGAATGGTTGCCATAA
- the LOC143919734 gene encoding acidic phospholipase A2 PA4-like isoform X1 produces MLYIGMFLLIIPQALCNVIVADHTMSRMIELTTKSPYCILHSDRGVIQKMVLGSDPNKLRMLSNGAVTALEKSCRDKSLIATHHDGFIFPGTKWCGPGNRSASYKELGFHFAEDKCCREHDHCPAALAPGECRRSVCNKGRFTRSHCDCDARFRRCLQALNTEIANTLGAIFFNIIQVTCFKERRPCSQWQRNGYSEEESKVLCSQWKFRPSEKYVPLMPMPTLYS; encoded by the exons ATGCTTTATATTGGAATGTTTCTATTGATTATACCACAAGCACTATGCAACGTAATAGTGGCTGATCATACAATGTCAAGAATGATTGAATTAACAACAAAAAGTCCATATTGCATTCTTCACAGTGACAG AGGTGTTATTCAGAAAATGGTTTTGGGTTCCGATCCTAATAAATTAAGAATGCTGTCGAACGGAGCTGTAACAGCCCTCGAGAAATCGTGCAGAGACAAATCTCTTATTGCCACTCATCACGATGGATTTATTTTTCCAGGAACTAAATGGTGTGGTCCCG GAAACAGATCAGCTTCTTATAAAGAATTAGGATTTCACTTTGCTGAAGACAAATGTTGCAGAGAGCATGATCATTGCCCTGCTGCTCTTGCGCCAGGAGAATGTCGGAGAAGTGTATGTAATAAAGGACGCTTCACACGTTCTCATTGTGATTGTGATGCTCGATTTCGTAGATGCCTTCAAGCACTAAATACAG aAATTGCTAACACTTTGGgtgctatattttttaacattattcAAGTCACATGTTTCAAGGAAAGACGACCATGTTCACAGTGGCAAAG GAATGGCTACAGTGAAGAGGAATCTAAGGTGCTTTGTTCTCAGTGGAAATTTAGACCGTCGGAAAAATACGTACCATTGATGCCGATGCCAACACTTTACTCTTAA